TTGAAAAGAGAGTTTCATTCAGAAAGGCTATGAAACAAGCAATGGCAAGAGCACTTAGAAGCGGTGCAAAAGGTATCAAGACGATGGTATCTGGCCGACTTGGCGGTGCTGACATTGCAAGAACTGAGTGGTATAAGGAAGGGAGAATTCCTCTCCAGACTTTAAGGGCAGACATTGACTATGGATTTGCAGAGGCTCATACCACATACGGAAGAATTGGTGTTAAAACGTGGATATATAAAGGCGATGTGTTGCCGCAAAAAGGAGCAGCTGCTGAAAAAGGAGGAGATAAATAATGCTTATGCCAAAGCGTGTCAAGTACAGAAAACAACAGCGTGGCAGAATGAAAGGAAAAGCAACAAGAGGCAACTTTGTTGCATATGGTGATTTTGGTATTATGGCATTAGAGCCAGGTTGGATTACGAGCAATCAGATTGAGGCTGCCAGAGTAGCTATTGCAAGACATATAAAAAGAGGCGGTAAGGTTTGGATAAAGATATTTCCTGACAAGCCTGTGACGAGAAAACCTGCAGAGACACGAATGGGTTCTGGTAAAGGTTCGCCTGAGTACTGGGTTGCAGTAGTAAAACCAGGAAGAGTTATGTTTGAGGTGGGCGGTGTTGATGAAGAGGTTGCAAAAGAGGCTTTAAGACTTGCTATCCATAAACTGCCAATAAAGTGTAAGATAGTTTCAAGACAAGATGTGGAAATGGGTGGTGAGGTAAATGAAGGCGTCTAAGATTCGTGAGATGACAAATCAAGAGCTTCACAATGAGCTAAAGAAGTTGAAAAATGAACTTTTTAACTTGAGATTTCAGCTTGCAACAAACCAGCTTGAAAATCCAATGAGAATTAGAGAGGTTAAAAGAACAATTGCAAGAATAAAGACAATCCTAAGAGAAAGAGAACTTGAACAACAGAAGGCAAATAAAAATGCAAAATAAAGTAGGTTCTAAGGAGGGAATTTAAGTGGAGCAAAAAAGAGGTATGAGAAAGACAAGAATTGGTGTTGTTGTTAGCGATAAAATGGACAAAACCGTTGTAGTTGCAGTAGAAACTTTGGTACAGCATCCTCTTTATAAAAAGACTATAAAAAGAACAACTAAATTTAAAGCTCATGATGAGAACAACGAATGCAGAGTTGGTGACAAGGTTTTGATAATGGAGACAAGACCACTTTCTAAAGAAAAGAGATGGAGAGTTGTGCAGATTTTAGAAAGAGCAAAATAATTAAAACCAAACCTTAGGTTTTAAAAGGAGGGAAATTGAGTAATGATTCAACCACAATCAAGGTTAAAGGTTGCAGATAACACTGGCGCAAAAGAGGTTATGTGTATAAGAGTGCTTGGTGGTTCAAATAGAAAATTTGCTAACATAGGTGATATCATAGTTTGTTCTGTTAAAGATGCAACACCAGGTGGCGTTGTTAAAAAAGGTGATGTTGTAAAAGCTGTAATTGTCAGAACAAGAAAAGGTATCAGAAGAGAAGATGGGACTTACATCAGGTTTGACGACAATGCAGCAGTTTTGATAAGAGAGGACAAAACACCAAGAGGTACACGTATATTTGGACCTGTTGCAAGAGAGCTCAGAGACAAAGATTTCATGAAGATTGTTTCTCTTGCACCAGAAGTTCTATAAGCTTTTAAGGAGGGAAAGCCATGCCAAACAAGGTTCATGTAAAAAAAGGGGATACAGTTGTAGTAATTTCAGGCAAGTACAAAGGAAAACAGGGTAAAGTTCTTACTGTTTTACCAAAAGACAAAAAAGTCGTTGTTGAGGGTGTTAATATTGTTAAGAAGCATGTAAAGCCAAATCCTAAGATGCCGCAAGGTGGTATTATTACTCAAGAAGCACCAATTTGGGCATGTAAGGTAATGCTTGTATGTCCAAAGTGCAACAAACCAACACGCATAGGTCACAGGTTCATCCAAGAGGGAGAAGAAGAAAAGAAAGTTAGAACATGTAAAAAATGTGGTGAGATTATAGATTAATAGCCAAAGTGAGGGGAGGTAACATTTATGGCACCAAGGCTTAAAGAAAAGTACTACAAAGAAGTTGTTCCTGCGATGATGCAGAAGTTTGGATACAAGAATGTTATGCAAGTGCCAAGGCTTGGCAAGATTGTAGTAAATATTGGACTTGGCGAGGGCAAGGACAATCCAAAAGCATTAGAAGCAGCTGTGAACGATCTGATGGCAATTACTGGTCAAAAACCGATTGTCACTCGAGCAAAGAAGTCTATTGCAAACTTCAAATTGAGAAAAGGGATGCCAATAGGTTGTATGGTGACATTAAGAGGAGATAGAATGTATGAATTTTTAGATAAAATGATAAACCTTGCATTGCCAAGGGTGAGAGACTTTAGAGGCGTGTCTGACAAATCATTTGACGGAAGAGGAAACTATTCAATAGGTTTTAAAGAACAGCTTGTTTTCCCTGAAATTGATTATGATAAGGTTGATAAGATTAGAGGGCTTGAGGTAACAATTGTCACCTCGGCAAAGACTGATGAAGAAGCAAAAGAGCTTTTAAGACTTTTAGGTATGCCATTTGCAAGCTAACTTTTAAAAGATAAGGAGGGTAATTAATGGCAAGAAAGGCGCTGATTATAAAACAACAAAGGCCTCAGAAATTTTCAACAAGGTATTACAATAGATGCAAAATTTGTGGGAGACCAAGAGCGTATTTGAGAAAGTTCGGCGTTTGCAGACTTTGTTTTAGAAAGCTTGCTCATAATGGAGAGATACCGGGTGTTAAGAAAGCGAGCTGGTAATTTTTAATTCGGAAGGAGGTAATAAAATGTATGTAATAGACCCAATTGCAGATATGCTCACACGTATTAGAAACGCGAATAATGCTCGCCATGAAGTTGTTGATATTCCAGCATCAAAGATGAAAAAGGCTATTGCTCAGATTTTGTTAGAAGAAGGTTTTATAAAAGAATATGAGATTATTGACGATGGAAAAAATGGAATTATAAGAATAAAATTGAAATATGGTCCTAACAAGGAAAGAGCAATCACAGGTCTAAAGAGAATTTCAAAACCCGGAAGAAGAGTATATGCAGGTAAAGATGAGCTTCCAAAAGTGTTAGGAGGACTTGGAATAGCTATTATTTCTACATCTAAAGGCATAATGACGGATAAAAAGGCAAGAAAAGAAGGAGTTGGCGGAGAGGTTCTCTGCTACATCTGGTAATAAGACTTTATTTTTGTTGGAGGTGAAATGATGTCAAGAATAGGCAAAAAACCCATTGATATACCAAGCGGTGTTGAAGTTAAAATAGATGGCAATGTCATT
This Caldicellulosiruptor changbaiensis DNA region includes the following protein-coding sequences:
- the rplP gene encoding 50S ribosomal protein L16, giving the protein MLMPKRVKYRKQQRGRMKGKATRGNFVAYGDFGIMALEPGWITSNQIEAARVAIARHIKRGGKVWIKIFPDKPVTRKPAETRMGSGKGSPEYWVAVVKPGRVMFEVGGVDEEVAKEALRLAIHKLPIKCKIVSRQDVEMGGEVNEGV
- the rpmC gene encoding 50S ribosomal protein L29 is translated as MKASKIREMTNQELHNELKKLKNELFNLRFQLATNQLENPMRIREVKRTIARIKTILRERELEQQKANKNAK
- the rpsQ gene encoding 30S ribosomal protein S17 → MEQKRGMRKTRIGVVVSDKMDKTVVVAVETLVQHPLYKKTIKRTTKFKAHDENNECRVGDKVLIMETRPLSKEKRWRVVQILERAK
- the rplN gene encoding 50S ribosomal protein L14, producing MIQPQSRLKVADNTGAKEVMCIRVLGGSNRKFANIGDIIVCSVKDATPGGVVKKGDVVKAVIVRTRKGIRREDGTYIRFDDNAAVLIREDKTPRGTRIFGPVARELRDKDFMKIVSLAPEVL
- the rplX gene encoding 50S ribosomal protein L24; translation: MPNKVHVKKGDTVVVISGKYKGKQGKVLTVLPKDKKVVVEGVNIVKKHVKPNPKMPQGGIITQEAPIWACKVMLVCPKCNKPTRIGHRFIQEGEEEKKVRTCKKCGEIID
- the rplE gene encoding 50S ribosomal protein L5; protein product: MAPRLKEKYYKEVVPAMMQKFGYKNVMQVPRLGKIVVNIGLGEGKDNPKALEAAVNDLMAITGQKPIVTRAKKSIANFKLRKGMPIGCMVTLRGDRMYEFLDKMINLALPRVRDFRGVSDKSFDGRGNYSIGFKEQLVFPEIDYDKVDKIRGLEVTIVTSAKTDEEAKELLRLLGMPFAS
- a CDS encoding type Z 30S ribosomal protein S14, translating into MARKALIIKQQRPQKFSTRYYNRCKICGRPRAYLRKFGVCRLCFRKLAHNGEIPGVKKASW
- the rpsH gene encoding 30S ribosomal protein S8; the encoded protein is MYVIDPIADMLTRIRNANNARHEVVDIPASKMKKAIAQILLEEGFIKEYEIIDDGKNGIIRIKLKYGPNKERAITGLKRISKPGRRVYAGKDELPKVLGGLGIAIISTSKGIMTDKKARKEGVGGEVLCYIW